A genomic region of Amphiura filiformis chromosome 6, Afil_fr2py, whole genome shotgun sequence contains the following coding sequences:
- the LOC140155035 gene encoding serum paraoxonase/arylesterase 2-like isoform X2, with protein sequence MVVFKRHPDNSLTEIKRVDLHMPRPDNIEVDFDGNLWIAGGYKLLADANSKAPSSMVIRGKPENDDFTFREVFVDDGQILDSACVVSFFQNQMLVGTPYQRLLYCDDVNVN encoded by the exons ATGGTAGTATTCAAACGACATCCTGACAACAGTCTTACGGAAATCAAG AGAGTTGATCTTCACATGCCGCGACCAGATAATATAGAAGTAGACTTTGATGGAAACCTTTGGATAGCAGGAGGTTATAAGTTATTAGCTGATGCTAATTCAAAAGCACCTTCGTCTATG GTAATTCGGGGAAAGCCCGAGAATGACGACTTTACATTTAGAGAAGTTTTTGTCGATGATGGACAGATCTTGGATAGTGCTTGTGTGGTAAGCTTCTTTCAAAACCAGATGCTTGTAGGAACACCATATCAACGGCTTTTATATTGTGACGACGTCAATGTGAATTAA
- the LOC140155035 gene encoding serum paraoxonase/arylesterase 2-like isoform X1, giving the protein MLVIMGNSQVQCLNQLKVLEISFFVDTIPLKIPLPVQIVYFRLNDIVATGNNTFYATNDDVFVSFQGNWKWIIEPFLQTPFGNIVYYDGQSARTVAGGYVLANGINLAPDQKTLYLANYGEANMVVFKRHPDNSLTEIKRVDLHMPRPDNIEVDFDGNLWIAGGYKLLADANSKAPSSMVIRGKPENDDFTFREVFVDDGQILDSACVVSFFQNQMLVGTPYQRLLYCDDVNVN; this is encoded by the exons ATGCTTGTTATTATGGGTAACTCGCAAGTACAATGTTTGAATCAACTGAAAGTTTTGGAAATtagcttttttgtggataccATACCCTTGAAAATACCCTTACCCGTACAAATTGTGTATTTCAGGTTGAATGATATCGTAGCGACAGGAAATAACACGTTTTACGCAACAAATGATGACGTGTTCGTGTCGTTCCAAGGAAATTGGAAATGGATTATAGAACCGTTCCTCCAAACTCCATTTGGGAATATCGTCTATTATGATGGGCAATCAGCAAGGACTGTGGCTGGAGGTTACGTTCTGGCGAATGGTATCAACTTGGCGCCTGATCAGAA AACTCTGTACTTGGCTAATTACGGAGAGGCTAATATGGTAGTATTCAAACGACATCCTGACAACAGTCTTACGGAAATCAAG AGAGTTGATCTTCACATGCCGCGACCAGATAATATAGAAGTAGACTTTGATGGAAACCTTTGGATAGCAGGAGGTTATAAGTTATTAGCTGATGCTAATTCAAAAGCACCTTCGTCTATG GTAATTCGGGGAAAGCCCGAGAATGACGACTTTACATTTAGAGAAGTTTTTGTCGATGATGGACAGATCTTGGATAGTGCTTGTGTGGTAAGCTTCTTTCAAAACCAGATGCTTGTAGGAACACCATATCAACGGCTTTTATATTGTGACGACGTCAATGTGAATTAA